One Parafrankia irregularis DNA window includes the following coding sequences:
- a CDS encoding dihydroorotate dehydrogenase: MGENDRDVASAGQDTQPAAAPVAAEFVVAGVAFEHPIMNAAGTCKTLADVTALARSAASAVVVGSITRDARAGNSGEVYWSGPGGSLNALGLPNRGISYYREQLPAMVDAAHNHAKPLVVSVAGFAADEYADLARVAADAGADLIELNLACPNVWDGGQQKRIACFDPGQTEAICAAVEAALAAASRPAPPYGVKLSPFSDPEALGELAGLLARRSGVSGGPRFVTAINTFPNALVLDDRLRPVLDVGLAGLSGAALKPVGLGQVRQLRRLLPERMDIIGVAGVQNGRDVVDYLAAGARVVQSATAFWNRGEDPTVFGDILSDWIDTKELAAAQAAAG, translated from the coding sequence ATGGGTGAAAACGACAGGGACGTCGCGTCCGCGGGCCAGGACACACAGCCGGCGGCGGCTCCGGTGGCCGCCGAGTTCGTGGTCGCGGGGGTGGCCTTCGAGCATCCGATCATGAACGCGGCCGGCACCTGCAAGACGCTGGCGGACGTCACGGCGCTCGCCCGCAGCGCGGCCTCCGCCGTCGTGGTGGGATCGATCACCCGGGACGCTCGGGCTGGCAACAGCGGCGAGGTCTACTGGTCGGGTCCCGGTGGATCCCTCAACGCCCTCGGGCTGCCGAATCGCGGTATCTCCTACTACCGCGAGCAGCTTCCGGCGATGGTCGACGCCGCGCACAACCACGCCAAGCCACTGGTGGTCAGCGTGGCGGGTTTCGCCGCCGACGAATACGCGGACCTGGCCCGCGTCGCCGCCGACGCGGGAGCGGACCTGATCGAACTCAACCTCGCCTGCCCCAACGTCTGGGATGGCGGGCAACAGAAGCGGATCGCGTGTTTCGACCCGGGGCAGACCGAGGCGATCTGCGCGGCCGTCGAGGCGGCTCTCGCCGCGGCGTCACGCCCGGCGCCGCCCTACGGGGTCAAGCTCTCGCCGTTCTCCGACCCGGAGGCACTGGGCGAGCTGGCGGGGCTGCTCGCCCGCCGATCCGGAGTCTCGGGTGGGCCGAGGTTCGTCACGGCGATCAACACCTTCCCGAACGCGCTGGTCCTCGACGATCGGCTGCGTCCCGTCCTCGACGTCGGGCTCGCCGGGCTGAGCGGTGCGGCGCTGAAGCCGGTCGGGCTCGGCCAGGTGCGACAGCTCCGCCGGCTCCTGCCCGAGCGGATGGACATCATCGGTGTGGCGGGCGTCCAGAACGGCCGTGACGTCGTCGACTACCTGGCCGCGGGCGCACGGGTGGTGCAGAGCGCGACGGCCTTCTGGAACAGGGGCGAGGACCCGACCGTGTTCGGTGACATCCTCAGCGACTGGATCGACACGAAGGAGCTCGCGGCAGCCCAGGCCGCGGCCGGCTGA
- a CDS encoding MFS transporter — MSRLRDGRVGMPAGLVADDGAGQASLTHGSVGRLVVALATATMLQWLGAFAIAPLLPLYLEERDVSVSGVGVVMAAFFVGSLLSQYPAGVLTASRGHRPVLLGGLVLYAVGSVGLIVSPGLGCDAVVRALQGAGAGAFEVAVLTAVAATVPADLTGRAVSAVYTGQIAGTAIGPMLGGLAGERQMDLLFLGAAVAAAVAAVPVLLLLRPDGRASAGGDALTPVGHANPASPAAAAAAGPRSGSLRALIGAGVGGLLLVAAVNGLSVGTYETCWSLLLADRDVSTEMIGLSFTLFSLPYIVCALPAGWLADHSDRRWLVTGATLAMACTVASYSFIDSFWLIMLVCCVEAIALAVSFPAAQSLLAQEAGRVGTGRAQGLFTTTQTAATAFAALTSGALYSANVHLPFLLTAVAAVAVAVVLPLLWRQVRGVVSAPDEVVAAGPALGAADVVGTGSVVGAVPVGVGHRRVT, encoded by the coding sequence ATGAGCAGATTGAGGGACGGCCGGGTCGGCATGCCGGCCGGCCTGGTAGCCGACGACGGGGCCGGCCAGGCCTCGTTGACCCACGGGTCCGTGGGACGTCTGGTCGTGGCGCTGGCCACCGCCACGATGCTGCAGTGGCTGGGAGCCTTCGCGATCGCGCCACTGCTCCCGCTCTACCTGGAGGAGCGCGACGTCTCCGTCAGCGGCGTCGGCGTCGTGATGGCGGCGTTCTTCGTCGGCTCGCTCCTGTCGCAGTACCCGGCGGGAGTGCTCACGGCCAGCCGAGGGCATCGCCCGGTGCTGCTGGGGGGCCTTGTCCTGTATGCGGTGGGCAGCGTCGGTCTGATCGTCTCCCCGGGCCTCGGCTGCGACGCGGTGGTGCGTGCGCTGCAGGGCGCCGGCGCCGGCGCGTTCGAGGTCGCCGTTCTCACCGCGGTCGCGGCGACTGTTCCGGCAGACCTGACCGGGCGTGCCGTCAGCGCGGTCTACACGGGCCAGATCGCCGGTACCGCGATCGGCCCGATGCTCGGCGGCCTCGCCGGTGAGCGGCAGATGGACCTGCTCTTCCTCGGCGCGGCGGTCGCCGCTGCGGTCGCGGCCGTGCCGGTCCTCCTCCTGCTCCGCCCGGACGGGAGAGCCTCCGCCGGCGGCGACGCTCTGACCCCCGTGGGCCACGCGAATCCCGCGAGCCCCGCCGCGGCTGCCGCGGCGGGGCCGCGCTCGGGGTCACTCCGCGCTCTGATCGGGGCCGGAGTGGGCGGGCTGCTGCTGGTGGCGGCGGTGAACGGGCTGTCGGTAGGAACCTACGAGACCTGCTGGAGCCTCCTGCTGGCTGACCGCGACGTCTCGACAGAGATGATCGGGCTGAGTTTCACCCTCTTCTCGCTGCCGTACATCGTGTGCGCGCTGCCCGCGGGCTGGCTCGCGGACCACAGTGACCGCCGGTGGCTCGTGACAGGCGCGACGCTGGCGATGGCCTGCACCGTCGCCAGCTACTCGTTCATCGACTCCTTCTGGTTGATCATGCTGGTGTGCTGCGTCGAGGCGATCGCCCTGGCGGTCAGCTTCCCGGCCGCCCAGTCGCTGCTGGCCCAGGAGGCCGGGCGCGTGGGTACCGGGCGGGCGCAGGGCCTGTTCACCACGACGCAGACCGCCGCCACGGCGTTCGCCGCCCTGACCTCCGGCGCCCTGTACTCGGCGAACGTGCACCTTCCGTTCCTGCTCACCGCCGTCGCGGCGGTCGCGGTCGCGGTCGTGCTGCCGCTGCTGTGGCGACAGGTCCGGGGCGTCGTGTCGGCTCCCGACGAGGTTGTCGCGGCGGGGCCCGCGCTGGGGGCGGCAGATGTGGTGGGGACGGGCTCCGTCGTGGGGGCCGTGCCGGTGGGCGTGGGGCACCGGCGGGTGACCTGA
- a CDS encoding ATP-binding cassette domain-containing protein produces MDRTTLSVITPAGRTMLAGDAPCVVGRGRTSDIVVNDGRVSRRHLMLEPVAGGWRVQDLSVNGLWQDGRRAADLFVSAHEVRIRLGAADGPEIVLVPAAATPGQPGPVTPGQQASAGPVAPVAPAGSPGSPGAAQPGPVNPAWPGAGPAYRPAPPSGPGPVPAPVPYPGQAAAAGGLPPAPAGPQLPPAAPPGWSASARGASPASGPSPVPGAGPGTGGIPVPGPRTGSLPVDPSTSQSAIVHAPRRVHPLRPGTIRLGRSRGNDVAVADLLASRNHAELRVGPAGVEIVDLASANGTFVNGQRVMRAPVGQRDVIAIGHHLYQLEGDSLVEYVDSGDVAFEVQGVSVFAGAKQLMHDMTFRLPGRSLLGVVGPSGAGKSTLLNALTGFRPADVGSVRYAGRDLYAEYDELRRRIGYVPQADPLHAQLTVREALEYGAELRFPADTTAEERRTRVGEVIGELGLTAHANTPVSRLSGGQKKRTSVALELLTRPSLLFLDEPTSGLDPANDQSVMETLKGLAKGGGAGSSDEGGRTVIVVTHSVLFLDLCDYILVLAPGGHVAYFGPADGALRFFGKEDFRDFAAVFRELERTPGAEMAARFRSSEYFVPSAIVAPAVRKAPTALPSVRQQPVSAQLATLTRRYLKVVLADRSYLRLIFAFPFLLGIIPRVIPAPDGLDPLPDRPNSDAMKVLVVLVLCACFMGMANSVREIVKERDIYRRERTIGLSRTAYLGSKIIVLTVITTLQCVIFTLIGLLGRAPAQAALLGAPLAECLIAVIVAAVASMMIGLLVSTLVDNADKTMPVLVLVTMGQLVLSGGLVSVSGRAGLEQISWFVPARWGFAALASTDDLNEVSKLGNEVLRSDPADALWEHSAGIWLLDLTIGVLLAAAALAATSSTLRRIDPKVTRPTAQAPAAAPRPAGPPAMPPAGPPAMPPAGPPAMPPAGPPVGPWGSGGAA; encoded by the coding sequence GTGGACCGGACCACGCTGAGCGTGATCACCCCGGCAGGTCGGACGATGCTGGCGGGCGACGCGCCGTGCGTGGTGGGTCGTGGTCGTACCTCGGACATCGTCGTGAACGACGGTCGGGTCTCCCGCCGTCATCTCATGCTCGAACCGGTCGCCGGCGGCTGGCGGGTGCAGGATCTGAGCGTCAACGGCCTGTGGCAGGACGGCCGCCGCGCGGCCGATCTCTTCGTGAGCGCGCATGAGGTGCGGATCAGGCTCGGAGCGGCCGACGGGCCCGAGATCGTGTTGGTTCCGGCCGCCGCGACGCCGGGTCAGCCGGGTCCCGTGACGCCCGGTCAGCAGGCCTCCGCGGGCCCGGTGGCTCCGGTTGCTCCCGCCGGTTCGCCGGGCTCACCCGGTGCGGCTCAGCCCGGGCCGGTGAACCCCGCCTGGCCGGGCGCCGGGCCGGCCTATCGTCCGGCGCCGCCCTCGGGCCCGGGGCCGGTCCCAGCACCTGTTCCGTACCCCGGCCAGGCCGCGGCGGCGGGTGGCCTGCCGCCCGCCCCCGCGGGCCCGCAGCTTCCGCCCGCGGCGCCTCCTGGCTGGTCAGCCTCCGCCCGCGGGGCCTCGCCGGCTTCCGGACCCTCACCGGTTCCCGGCGCTGGGCCGGGAACCGGAGGGATCCCGGTTCCCGGCCCGCGCACGGGGTCGCTCCCGGTGGATCCGTCGACGTCGCAGAGCGCGATCGTGCATGCGCCGCGGCGGGTGCATCCGCTGCGGCCCGGCACGATCCGGCTCGGGCGCTCCCGTGGCAACGACGTGGCCGTGGCGGACCTGCTCGCCTCGCGCAACCATGCCGAGCTGCGGGTCGGTCCCGCCGGCGTCGAGATCGTCGATCTCGCCTCGGCCAACGGCACCTTCGTCAACGGCCAGCGGGTGATGCGGGCGCCGGTCGGCCAGCGCGACGTGATCGCCATCGGCCACCACCTGTACCAGCTCGAAGGCGACTCGCTGGTCGAGTACGTCGACTCCGGTGACGTCGCGTTCGAGGTGCAGGGCGTCTCGGTGTTCGCCGGGGCGAAGCAGCTCATGCACGACATGACGTTCCGGCTGCCGGGCCGTTCGCTGCTGGGTGTGGTCGGCCCCAGCGGTGCGGGCAAGTCGACCCTGCTCAACGCCCTCACCGGCTTCCGCCCGGCGGACGTCGGCTCGGTCCGCTACGCCGGGCGTGACCTGTACGCCGAGTACGACGAGCTGCGCCGGCGCATCGGGTACGTCCCGCAGGCCGACCCGCTGCATGCCCAGCTGACGGTGCGGGAGGCGCTCGAGTACGGCGCGGAGCTGCGCTTCCCGGCGGACACGACCGCCGAGGAGCGCCGGACGCGGGTCGGGGAGGTGATCGGCGAGCTCGGGCTCACCGCGCACGCGAACACCCCGGTCAGCCGGCTCTCCGGCGGGCAGAAGAAGCGGACGTCGGTGGCGCTGGAGCTGCTCACCCGCCCGTCGCTGCTGTTCCTGGACGAGCCCACCTCGGGTCTGGACCCGGCGAACGACCAGTCGGTGATGGAGACGCTGAAGGGCCTCGCCAAGGGCGGCGGCGCGGGCTCGTCCGACGAGGGCGGGCGCACGGTCATCGTCGTCACGCACAGCGTGCTGTTCCTGGATCTCTGCGACTACATCCTGGTGCTGGCCCCGGGTGGGCACGTCGCCTACTTCGGCCCGGCCGACGGGGCGCTGCGCTTCTTCGGCAAGGAGGACTTCCGCGACTTCGCGGCGGTGTTCCGGGAGCTGGAGCGCACGCCCGGCGCCGAGATGGCGGCCCGCTTCCGCAGCTCCGAGTACTTCGTGCCCTCGGCGATCGTCGCGCCGGCCGTGCGCAAGGCGCCCACGGCACTGCCGAGCGTGCGCCAGCAGCCGGTGTCCGCGCAGCTCGCGACGCTGACCCGCAGATACCTGAAGGTCGTGCTGGCGGACCGCTCCTACCTGCGCCTGATCTTCGCCTTCCCCTTCCTGCTCGGGATCATCCCGCGGGTCATTCCAGCGCCGGACGGACTCGATCCACTGCCGGACAGGCCCAATTCGGACGCGATGAAGGTGCTCGTCGTCCTGGTGCTGTGTGCCTGCTTCATGGGGATGGCGAACTCGGTCCGCGAGATCGTCAAGGAACGCGACATCTACCGGCGAGAACGGACGATCGGGCTGTCCCGGACCGCCTATCTCGGTTCGAAGATCATCGTTCTGACGGTGATCACCACCCTGCAGTGTGTGATCTTCACGTTGATCGGTCTGCTCGGGCGGGCTCCGGCGCAGGCAGCCCTGCTGGGGGCGCCGCTGGCGGAGTGCCTGATCGCGGTGATCGTGGCCGCGGTGGCGTCGATGATGATCGGTCTGCTGGTGTCGACCCTCGTCGACAACGCCGACAAGACGATGCCCGTCCTGGTTCTGGTGACCATGGGGCAGCTCGTCCTGTCCGGCGGCCTCGTCTCGGTCTCCGGCCGGGCGGGCCTGGAGCAGATCTCCTGGTTCGTACCCGCCCGGTGGGGCTTCGCGGCGCTCGCGTCCACGGATGACCTGAACGAGGTCTCCAAGCTGGGCAACGAGGTGCTGCGGTCCGACCCGGCCGATGCGCTGTGGGAGCACAGCGCGGGGATCTGGCTGCTCGACCTCACCATCGGTGTGCTGCTCGCCGCCGCCGCGCTGGCCGCGACGTCGTCGACCCTGCGCCGTATCGACCCCAAGGTGACCCGCCCCACGGCGCAGGCACCTGCAGCCGCCCCGCGGCCGGCGGGGCCACCGGCCATGCCCCCGGCGGGGCCACCGGCCATGCCCCCGGCGGGGCCACCGGCCATGCCCCCGGCGGGGCCGCCGGTGGGGCCGTGGGGCAGCGGGGGAGCGGCCTGA
- a CDS encoding RibD family protein: MTVGTTSALGVPARPYVVLSCAMSLDGRIDDCSPSRLILSSPADLDRVDEVRAGCDAILVGAGTVRRDDPGLAVRSQRRRDARTAAGRPPTPLRAVLTHEGDLDPAARIFRDGADRVVYRATAGASGEAAASGCAAASPLAAVATVVDLPEPPLASLLRDLTGRGVRRLLVEGGTTIHTAFLTAGLVDELHLVVAPFFVGEAGAPTFVGPGSFPFDAAHRLQLAEVSQLGDVVLLRYLTSKG, translated from the coding sequence ATGACCGTGGGGACGACTAGCGCCCTGGGCGTTCCGGCTCGTCCCTACGTGGTGCTGAGCTGCGCGATGTCGCTGGACGGCCGGATCGACGACTGCTCGCCGAGCCGGCTGATCCTGTCGAGCCCCGCGGATCTCGACCGGGTGGACGAGGTCCGGGCCGGATGCGACGCGATCCTGGTCGGCGCCGGCACCGTGCGGCGCGACGATCCCGGGCTCGCCGTCCGTTCGCAGCGCCGGCGCGACGCGCGGACGGCGGCGGGGCGTCCCCCGACGCCACTGCGGGCTGTCCTGACCCACGAAGGCGACCTCGACCCGGCGGCCCGCATCTTCCGTGACGGTGCGGACAGGGTCGTCTACCGGGCGACCGCCGGCGCGTCCGGTGAGGCCGCTGCGTCCGGCTGCGCCGCGGCCTCACCCCTGGCAGCGGTGGCGACGGTGGTCGATCTCCCTGAGCCTCCGCTGGCGAGCCTCCTGCGGGACCTGACCGGCCGCGGGGTTCGGCGGCTGCTGGTCGAGGGGGGCACCACGATCCACACCGCGTTTCTCACCGCTGGCCTGGTGGACGAGCTGCACCTGGTGGTGGCACCGTTCTTCGTCGGCGAGGCGGGCGCCCCGACGTTCGTCGGCCCGGGCAGCTTTCCGTTCGACGCGGCGCACCGGCTTCAGCTCGCCGAGGTCAGCCAGCTCGGTGACGTCGTCCTCCTGCGCTATCTGACGTCGAAGGGCTGA
- a CDS encoding TetR/AcrR family transcriptional regulator has translation MAVVPASDPAATRQRLLDAAWRVLTRHGDQPLSLDAVAREAEVSKGGLLHHFPTRASLIDALYDRWNDEFDAEVTGRAVVDDRPGSWVRAYLDVSTEGNGQPGEAAAEVGVLAALIADPNRLRQFRERYDTWQSRIVEDRIDPALATLVRMAADGMWLADLLGLAPPTGDLRGQLLRMLRELTVPPGQPSATPPVSEATGG, from the coding sequence ATGGCGGTCGTGCCAGCCTCGGACCCGGCCGCCACTCGGCAGCGCCTGCTCGACGCGGCCTGGCGGGTGCTCACCCGCCACGGCGATCAGCCGCTGAGCCTCGACGCGGTGGCCCGCGAGGCCGAGGTCTCCAAGGGAGGCCTGCTCCACCACTTCCCCACCCGTGCGTCACTCATCGACGCCCTCTACGACCGGTGGAACGACGAGTTCGACGCGGAGGTGACCGGCCGCGCCGTTGTCGACGACCGGCCGGGGAGCTGGGTACGCGCCTATCTGGACGTCAGCACCGAAGGCAACGGCCAGCCGGGAGAGGCAGCCGCGGAGGTCGGCGTCCTCGCCGCGCTGATCGCCGACCCGAATCGCCTGCGCCAGTTCCGCGAACGCTACGACACCTGGCAGAGCCGGATCGTCGAGGACCGCATCGACCCGGCCCTGGCCACGCTGGTCCGCATGGCCGCCGACGGGATGTGGCTCGCCGACCTGTTGGGGCTGGCACCGCCCACCGGCGATCTGCGCGGCCAGTTACTCAGGATGCTGCGCGAACTCACGGTGCCGCCCGGCCAGCCGTCCGCGACACCTCCGGTCTCCGAGGCTACCGGCGGCTGA
- a CDS encoding M48 family metalloprotease — protein MAVDQLLVSVVLAPAAGVVAGRILVDLLPPRAVAFGYTAAAGLFAAASTLSLVAFGMPAVARVAGLSPAHQPVVMSWQSGEMPLWASWACLLLVTVAMISVLVTGRSQFRSVRAARAEAAALPGTGEIVVIPDGRADAFALPGVPGRIVVTEGMLTAVGAGRHQALFAHERAHLAGRHHRFSFGARLAAAALPPLWPMVTVIDYAIERWADEQAASVVGDRRSVAHVVGTAALAATEQAVVEQAAVEQSAVVGAAERRTGRRLFPGRLREPRTAKLRAVAAGGGPRPGPVPRRVAALLAAPQRRNRLLLAALPAALALASCGVSIEALLDLPYRRVFDYVEP, from the coding sequence GTGGCCGTCGATCAACTGCTTGTCTCGGTCGTTCTCGCTCCGGCCGCGGGTGTGGTCGCCGGGCGCATCCTGGTCGACCTGCTGCCGCCGCGCGCCGTTGCCTTCGGCTACACGGCCGCCGCGGGCCTGTTCGCCGCCGCGAGCACACTGAGCCTGGTCGCGTTCGGCATGCCGGCGGTGGCGCGGGTCGCCGGGCTGTCGCCGGCGCACCAACCGGTGGTGATGTCCTGGCAGTCCGGCGAGATGCCGCTGTGGGCGTCCTGGGCATGCCTGCTGCTGGTCACGGTCGCGATGATCTCGGTGCTGGTGACCGGGCGGAGTCAGTTCAGGTCCGTGCGCGCCGCCCGAGCTGAGGCTGCCGCGCTGCCGGGAACCGGCGAGATCGTGGTGATCCCCGATGGTCGCGCGGACGCCTTCGCCCTTCCCGGCGTCCCGGGGCGCATCGTCGTCACCGAGGGCATGCTCACCGCGGTCGGCGCGGGCCGGCACCAGGCGCTGTTCGCGCACGAGCGGGCGCATCTGGCCGGTCGGCACCACCGGTTCTCCTTCGGCGCACGCCTCGCGGCGGCCGCGTTACCGCCCCTGTGGCCGATGGTCACCGTGATCGACTACGCGATCGAACGGTGGGCCGACGAGCAGGCGGCGAGCGTGGTGGGTGATCGCCGCTCGGTAGCGCACGTCGTCGGCACGGCCGCGCTGGCCGCCACCGAGCAGGCTGTCGTCGAACAGGCCGCGGTTGAACAGTCCGCTGTCGTCGGCGCGGCCGAAAGGCGGACCGGCCGGCGGCTGTTCCCCGGTCGCCTCCGCGAGCCGCGCACCGCCAAGCTGCGGGCGGTCGCGGCCGGTGGAGGCCCACGACCCGGCCCTGTTCCGCGTCGGGTCGCCGCGCTGCTCGCAGCCCCGCAGCGGCGCAACCGGCTCCTGCTCGCCGCCCTGCCCGCAGCGCTCGCGCTCGCCTCCTGCGGAGTCTCGATCGAGGCGCTGCTGGATCTGCCCTACCGGCGGGTGTTCGACTACGTCGAGCCCTGA
- a CDS encoding L,D-transpeptidase produces MAGRGVARVLGVLAAAVSMFALAGCGGQVTGEARGPWPVARPGPSIVPPDAGRGGDEPGHADDPRPADATILALPAGWAWVAYATVPRLEIFADRGGGEPRWTLDNPNPRGVALVLGVEERQRDWLRVRVPVRPNNSIGWVRAADVRLTTTPYELLVDRRAHRLTVFRDGAVAAKLPVGIGTGSTPTPRGVFYLTELLRPADPNGPWGPFAFGLSGFSDVITQFNGADGIIGLHGTNRPDLVGSDVSMGCIRLRNDDLLRLVGLVPLGTPVTIVG; encoded by the coding sequence GTGGCTGGACGGGGTGTCGCTCGGGTGCTGGGGGTACTGGCCGCGGCAGTGAGCATGTTCGCGCTCGCCGGCTGCGGCGGGCAGGTCACCGGCGAGGCCCGCGGGCCATGGCCCGTTGCCCGGCCGGGGCCGAGCATCGTCCCGCCTGATGCGGGGCGCGGCGGCGACGAACCGGGCCACGCCGACGATCCGCGGCCGGCCGACGCCACGATCCTGGCCCTGCCCGCAGGCTGGGCCTGGGTCGCCTATGCCACGGTGCCCCGTCTGGAGATCTTCGCGGATCGCGGCGGCGGCGAGCCACGCTGGACCCTGGACAATCCCAATCCACGTGGCGTCGCCCTGGTGCTCGGCGTGGAGGAGAGGCAGCGCGACTGGCTTCGGGTCCGGGTGCCCGTCCGGCCGAACAACAGCATCGGCTGGGTGCGGGCAGCCGACGTCCGTCTCACGACGACGCCCTACGAGCTGCTGGTCGACCGCCGGGCGCACCGGCTGACCGTCTTCCGTGACGGGGCGGTCGCCGCGAAGCTCCCGGTCGGCATCGGCACTGGTTCGACACCGACGCCACGCGGCGTGTTCTACCTGACCGAACTGCTGCGCCCGGCGGACCCGAACGGCCCCTGGGGACCGTTCGCCTTCGGGCTCTCCGGCTTCTCGGACGTCATCACCCAGTTCAACGGGGCCGACGGCATCATCGGACTGCACGGCACCAACCGCCCGGACCTTGTCGGCTCGGACGTCAGCATGGGATGTATCAGGCTGCGCAACGATGACCTGCTGCGCCTGGTGGGTCTCGTCCCACTCGGGACGCCGGTCACGATCGTGGGCTGA
- a CDS encoding BlaI/MecI/CopY family transcriptional regulator — protein MDDATSSTDALPPDAAPHEAVMPEAVLPEAVPAARRRPPGSLEEEVLGVLHSSGELSPGEVRDLLPDSGRLSYSAVVTTLTRLHAKGVVTRRRHGRAYLYSAPGDPATLVAWRMNRLLAGQADHRRALTHFIAALSPTDEALVRDLLASAPAQPGGVPLAGGDLQAHGGGAGTAPGSEPSR, from the coding sequence ATGGATGACGCGACATCGTCGACCGACGCGCTGCCGCCCGATGCGGCGCCGCACGAGGCAGTGATGCCCGAGGCGGTGCTGCCCGAGGCTGTGCCGGCCGCGCGGCGTCGGCCACCTGGTTCGCTGGAGGAGGAGGTGCTTGGCGTGCTGCACAGCTCCGGGGAACTCTCTCCCGGTGAGGTACGCGACCTCCTTCCGGACTCCGGGAGGCTCTCCTACAGCGCGGTGGTCACCACGCTCACCCGGCTTCATGCCAAGGGCGTGGTCACTCGTCGGCGCCATGGGCGGGCCTACCTGTACTCGGCGCCCGGCGATCCGGCCACGCTCGTCGCCTGGCGGATGAACCGGCTGCTCGCCGGCCAGGCCGACCACAGACGCGCGCTCACCCACTTCATCGCGGCGCTCTCTCCCACGGACGAGGCGCTGGTTCGCGACCTGCTGGCCTCCGCCCCCGCCCAGCCGGGTGGTGTGCCCCTGGCCGGCGGCGACCTGCAGGCCCACGGTGGCGGGGCCGGCACGGCGCCTGGCTCCGAGCCCAGCCGATAG
- a CDS encoding DUF1206 domain-containing protein, with translation MSVHSVTHAGRQVVSAGESAARRTRHSRATDLTARLGFAARGVVYLLIGVLAIQIARGNPDEQANRQGALREIADKPFGTGLLVLIAVGFAGYALWRLLEGAVGHREEADTKKRAVKRAASVIRGAIYLVITGSTITFLASDGASSSSGEPAPYTARVMAHSGGRWLVGAIGLVVVGVGVGMLAKGVTTGFEEKLERARMRPALLRAARRIGQVGYLARGVVFGLAGVFVVKAAVDFDPDEAKGFDGTLRSIADQAYGQVLLACCAAGLALFGAYSFIEARYRRL, from the coding sequence GTGTCCGTACACAGCGTCACGCACGCGGGGCGCCAGGTGGTGTCCGCGGGCGAGAGTGCGGCGCGCCGCACGCGACACAGCCGGGCGACGGACCTCACCGCTCGGCTGGGCTTCGCGGCCCGCGGTGTGGTCTACCTGCTCATCGGGGTTCTCGCGATCCAGATCGCCCGCGGGAACCCCGATGAGCAGGCGAACCGGCAGGGGGCGCTGCGCGAGATAGCGGACAAGCCCTTCGGAACCGGTCTGCTCGTCCTGATCGCGGTGGGATTCGCCGGCTACGCGCTGTGGCGCCTGCTGGAGGGTGCGGTCGGGCACCGAGAGGAGGCCGACACGAAGAAGCGGGCCGTGAAGCGGGCAGCGTCCGTCATCAGGGGCGCGATCTATCTGGTCATCACCGGGAGCACCATCACGTTTCTCGCTTCGGACGGGGCCAGCTCCAGCTCCGGGGAGCCCGCCCCCTACACGGCACGGGTCATGGCGCACAGCGGCGGGCGATGGCTGGTGGGAGCCATCGGCCTCGTGGTCGTCGGCGTCGGCGTCGGCATGCTCGCCAAAGGAGTGACCACCGGGTTCGAGGAGAAGCTGGAACGAGCGCGGATGCGGCCCGCGCTGCTGCGCGCCGCCCGGCGCATCGGGCAGGTCGGCTACCTCGCGCGCGGCGTCGTTTTCGGGCTCGCCGGAGTGTTCGTGGTGAAGGCCGCCGTCGATTTCGACCCCGACGAGGCCAAGGGCTTCGACGGCACACTCCGGTCGATCGCCGACCAGGCCTATGGCCAGGTGCTGCTCGCCTGCTGCGCGGCGGGGCTTGCCCTGTTCGGCGCCTACTCGTTCATCGAGGCCCGTTACCGCAGACTCTGA
- a CDS encoding TOBE domain-containing protein: MSTFRISEVAGLLGVSDDTVRRWADGGRLPTVRDGAGRQAVEGAVLAQFAIDMAGELPLSSPSIVGASARNRFPGIVTRVRRDEVMAQVEIQSGRHRVVSLMSREAADELGLEPGVLAVGTVKATNVVIELPERH; this comes from the coding sequence ATGTCGACCTTCAGGATCAGCGAGGTCGCCGGCCTGCTCGGCGTGAGCGACGACACAGTGCGTCGCTGGGCGGACGGCGGACGGCTGCCCACCGTTCGAGACGGCGCGGGCAGGCAGGCGGTCGAAGGCGCGGTGCTCGCGCAGTTCGCCATCGACATGGCCGGTGAGCTCCCGCTGAGTTCGCCCTCCATCGTCGGCGCCTCGGCCCGCAACCGGTTTCCCGGCATCGTGACCAGGGTGCGCCGCGATGAGGTGATGGCCCAGGTCGAGATCCAGTCCGGCCGGCACCGGGTGGTGTCGCTGATGAGCCGCGAGGCCGCCGACGAGCTCGGGCTGGAACCAGGCGTCCTCGCCGTCGGCACGGTGAAGGCGACCAACGTGGTCATCGAGCTGCCCGAGCGGCACTGA